From the Prosthecobacter sp. SYSU 5D2 genome, the window GCGTCCACTTCGCGCTTGGGGCGCTTCCAGTTTTCGGATGAAAAAGCGTACAGGGTCAGGTATTCCACACCCAGCTCGCCGCAGCCTTCCGTCACACGGCGGACGGTTTCCGCCCCCGCCCGGTGGCCTTCGGTGCGCGGCAGGCCGCGCTCCTTGGCCCAGCGCCCATTGCCATCCATGATGATGGCAATGTGACGCGGGATGGATTTGATCTCGTCAGCAGCAGGGGTGGCGGTGGGCATGGCGGGCCGGGATCACGGCGTGTCGTAAGTCGGCAGGGAAGCGGCGTCAAAACGTGCGGCACCCACTTCATCGGCGATCTCATTCAGCGCATCCACTTCTGCGGTGGTGAACAGCAGGCCGCCGGCCTTGGCGGTGTGGGCGGCGTTCTGCGCTTCCGGCTGGCCGGGAAGCATGCAGCCCTCGTTGCCGTGGCCCAGGATGTCATCAATGACGGCCTTCATGTTGCTGTTGAAGTCGCGCCCCTGGGCGAAGAGGCCGCTGCTGATGGCGTCCGGGTGGATGACCTGGAAATAGAAGCTGCCGGTGCGTTTTTCGCCTTCCGGTGTCGGCTGGCCTTTGATCGTTGGGTGGGCACCGCCACCACGCAGGGTCGGCAGGGAACCGCCGATCATCGCACCCATGACTTCGATGAGGAGAGAGAGGCCGTAGCCTTTGTGCGCGCCAAAGGGCAGCAGCCACTGGGCGGCATTGGCGTCCGTCGTCGGGTTGCCTGCTGCATCCACGGCGGCACCGGGAGGCAGGGGCTTGCCTTCACGCTTGAGCTGCTGCACCCGGCCCATGGCCACAGTGCTGGTGGCCCAGTCAATCACAATGGGGAAACCGCAGGCGTCCTGTGTAGGCAGGCCCCAGGAATGCGGGTTGGTGCCCAGCACAGGGAATTTGCCACCGAAGGGCACCACTTCACCCAGCGTGGAGGTGCAGTTGGTGTAGGCGATGTAACCTTTTTTGGCGGCGTCCATGACGTAACCGCCGCCCCAGAGGTAATGGAAGGCATTGTCCACGCTGACCTGGCCGATGCCGTATTTGTCTGCCATCTCCATGCAGCGCTCCATGGCACTGAAGGCCACGCTCTGGCCCAGCTTCAATTGTGCGTCCCACACCTCGCTGGCGGCAAATTTTTTCTCGATGACCTTCACTTCCGCCCCTGGCTTGCAACCGCCCGTGGCGCTGCCGAAGAGGTGGTCCAGATGCAGCGCCTTGATGGCATTGTGCGTGCGGATGCCGTGGGCCGAGGCCATTTCACAAAACCGTGCGGCGTCTTCAGCCTCCGCAGCGGTGTAACCCCGGTGCACATAGGCAGCGCGGACGAGATCATTGTGGGCGGCAGTGGGAAGGACGTGGTAGGTGGTGGACATGGCTGGATGAGAGGGAATGCTGTAAAACTGGGCGGAGGGCGGTGCAAGTGGAGAGGCGGGGGGAATAATGACGAATGACGAATTCCGAATTTCAAACCATCAGAAAAAATCCTCCTTGCACGTAGGATCATTCGTCTTCAGCATTCGTTCCGCACCTGGCGGGATCATTCGTCATTCTGCATTCGTCATTTCCCTTCCCCACCCGCCGCCGCCGGGAGTCTCCAGCCGCACGCGGTCGCCGTTTTCCACGGGGAAGCTGGTGCTGGAGGGGAGGGTGGAGCTGATGCCGTCCCGGATGAGAAATTGGTTTCCGCTAGCGCCCTCGCTGCCGCCATTGAGGCCGTAGGGGGCGGACAGGCGATGCTGGGTGAGGAGGGAGACGGTGAGGGGGGCGAGGAATTCAAACTCCCGCACGATGCCGTTTCCACCCGGCCAGCGGCCCGTGCCGCCGGAACCGGGGCGGATGGAAAACTGCCGCAGGCGCACGGGATAGCGCTGCTCGATG encodes:
- a CDS encoding Ldh family oxidoreductase gives rise to the protein MSTTYHVLPTAAHNDLVRAAYVHRGYTAAEAEDAARFCEMASAHGIRTHNAIKALHLDHLFGSATGGCKPGAEVKVIEKKFAASEVWDAQLKLGQSVAFSAMERCMEMADKYGIGQVSVDNAFHYLWGGGYVMDAAKKGYIAYTNCTSTLGEVVPFGGKFPVLGTNPHSWGLPTQDACGFPIVIDWATSTVAMGRVQQLKREGKPLPPGAAVDAAGNPTTDANAAQWLLPFGAHKGYGLSLLIEVMGAMIGGSLPTLRGGGAHPTIKGQPTPEGEKRTGSFYFQVIHPDAISSGLFAQGRDFNSNMKAVIDDILGHGNEGCMLPGQPEAQNAAHTAKAGGLLFTTAEVDALNEIADEVGAARFDAASLPTYDTP